AAAAAAGCCTTTCGGCTTTTTCTTCAGTAACTTATGGACTGTTACGGACATTCTCGAACTAGTTAATGGTGCCGAAGGCCGGACTCGAACCGGCACACCTCGCGGCGGTTGATTTTGAATCAACTGCGTCTACCGATTTCGCCACTTCGGCACTGAAGTAGTATGCGGAGAACGAGGTGAATTATACCTACCAATGATCCGCATGCAACTGTTATCCCACCAAGTTTAGTCTAAGTGCTGAAAAAACCGCCATCAGCGGCGTTTTAGCAGCAAATAAACACTGATTAGGAGGAAAAGTATACTCGGTAGCAGCGCGCCAATGACTGGCGGGATACTGTATACCAAGCTTAGTGGGCCAAATATTTGATCCAGTACGTAGAAAACAAAGCCAAAGAAGATACCGGTAACCACTCGGACACCCATTGGCACGCTTCGTAATGGACCGAAAATAAATGACAGTGCCATCAGCATCATGACCGCGACCGAGAATGGCGCAAATATCTTGCCCCACATGTTCAACTCGTAACGACTGGATTCCTGACCACTTTGCTTCAGGTATTTACTGTAATCATGTAGCCCGCTGATGGAGAGCGAATCTGGATTCATGGCAACCACACCAAGCTTCTCGGGCGTGAGGTTGGTCTTCCACTCACCGGTTAGCGTCTGCGAACCTGTCACCTGCTTAGGATTACTTAAATCAGATTCATCGACCTGCGATAAACGCCACACATTATCTTCATAAGTGGCTGTCGCTGCGTAACGAACTGACATCAGGCGATCTTGCTGATCAAAGTGATAAATATTGACGCCCGTCAGCTCGTTGTCACCCGATACTCGCTGAATATAGATAAAGTCAGAGCCGTCTTTTGCCCACAAACCAGCTTGTGTTGATAGCAGCGAACCACCGTACATCTGTTGTGCGCGGAAATTACGCGCCATCTGTTCACCCTGTGGAGCGACCCATTCGCCAATAGCCATGGTTAACAGCACGAGTGGAATAGCTGTTTTCATGACCGCCGCAGCAATTTGCATACGGGTGAACCCTGAGGCTTGCATCACCACCAGCTCACTGCGAGTCGCTAACGAACCTAACCCCAGCAATGCCCCGAGCAAAGCGGCCATCGGGAAGAATATCTCGATATCTTTCGGGATACTGAGCAACGTGTACATGCCCGCGGACACCGCCGAGTAATCACCTTGGCCGACTTTACGCAACTGATCGACAAACTTAATGATGCCGGACAACGAGACCAGCATAAATAAGGTCATCAGGATGGTATTGAGGATAGTCCGCCCGATATAACGGTCTAATACACCAAACATCAGGCAGCACCTCTCAGTCGAGCACGTAACTTACGAGCCGGTAGGCCATCCCACAGGTTCAATATCACCGCAATCGCCAGATAAGCGCCGTTTACGGCCCACATCCAGATAAGTGGGTCCAGCTTACCGTTGCCTGCATTCGAGCGCAGGGAGCTTTGCAGTAGGAAGAAGATCAAATACAGCAACATCGCAGGCAGCATACTGAGGACGCGGCCTTGACGTGGGTTGACCACACTGAGCGGTACGACCAACAGTGCCATCACAATCACCGAGACAATCAGTGTTAAACGCCAATGAAACTCTGCACGAGCATCGGGTTCATTCGAGTGCCATAGCTGCGTCATCGTCATCTGATCAGCCGCATTATTATTTTGCTGTACTTCTTGATGACCAATAATGGCCTGATAATCGACAAAATCGGTGATGCGGAAATCACGCAGCAACGCCGTGCCTTCATAGCGAGTCCCTTTATTAAGGATAACCACTTGTGAGCCATCAGGGCGTTCGGTCATATGGCCGCTATCCGCCACCACCACAGAGGGGCGCTGATTACCTTTTGGCCGCAATTGTGCCAAAAACACGCGGTTGAACTCTTTACCCGAGACATTGCCGATAAATAAAGCTGAATTACCGTCGGTAGAAGACTTAAACTGCCCACCCGCCAATGCCGCGATACTGGGATTCGCTCTCGCGTCATTCAACACAACATCTTGATGTTTGGATGACCAAGGGCCAAGCCAGATTGTGTTGACTGCCGCCAGCGCAGAGGTACCCAGCGCCAAAATCAACGCTGCGACGATAAGGGATTTTTTGCCCATGCCGCAGGCATGCATCACGGTGATCTCACTCTCCGTATACAATTTGCCTAACGTCATCAACAAGCCAAGGAATAGGCTTAATGGCAAGATGAGTTGTGCCATTTCCGGCACACCGAGCCCTAAAAGGGATAAAACCAAATTAGTTGGGATTTCACCGTCGACCGCAGCGCCTAATATCCGTACTAACTTCTGACTAAAGAAGATTAATAGCAGGATGAACAGAATCGCAATTTGGCTCTTAAGTGTTTCCCGTACCAGATATCTAATGATGATCACGCTAATACGCCTGTGAAAACTTGTCTTTTTGCAGGAAAATCGATAGTTTCATCGTTAATCCGCCATTTATTCTCATCATATGGCAACCTTCACGGCTAAAATAGTATTACAGCATCTAGCGTTTAGGTGTCCTATAGGAACATGCTTATAGTCGCCAAAACAAAACAACTTATGCCGTTAAGGTTAACACAAGTGGTTAACACAACGGAGTAGAGATCGTTGCGGAGCGCTACATTCTAGCGATAGCGTCCGCCTTTGTCTTTAAGATTCAGGAGAGTACATGGAGTTCAGTGTAAAGAGCGGCAGCCCGGAAAAACAGCGCAGTGCCTGTATTGTCGTCGGCGTTTTCGAACCCCGTCGTCTATCTCCAATTGCCGAACAACTCGACAAAATTAGTGATGGCTACATCAGCGCTTTATTGCGCCGTGGTGAACTTGAAGGCAAAGTCGGGCAGACGCTGTTACTGCACCATGTGCCGAATATTCTCTCCGAGCGCATCTTGTTAATTGGTTGTGGCAAAGAGCGCGAGCTTGATGAACGCCAGTACAAGCAAGTGATCCAAAAGACCATCAATACCCTTAATGATACCGGCTCAATGGAAGCGGTTTGCTTCTTGACCGAGCTGCATGTCAAAGGCCGTAATACTTACTGGAAGGTGCGTCAGGCAGTCGAAACAGCCAAAGAAACGCTTTACACCTTCGATCAGCTTAAAAGCAACAAAACCGAGCCTCGTCGCCCGCTGCGTAAAATGGTATTCAACGTGCCGACTCGCCGCGAACTGACCAGCGGTGAGCGTGCCATCCAGCACGGTCTGGCCATCGCATCTGGCATCAAGGCCGCCAAAGACTTAGGCAATATGCCGCCAAACATCTGTAACGCCGCATATCTGGCGTCTCAGGCTCGCCAACTGGCGGATGCGTTCAGCACCAATATCATCACTCGCGTTATCGGTGAACAGCAGATGAAAGAGTTGGGTATGCACTCTTATTTAGCTGTCGGCCATGGTTCGCAGAATGAATCATTAATGTCGGTGATAGAATATAAAGGTAATCCAAATCCTGATGCTAAGCCAATTGTGCTAGTCGGTAAGGGGTTGACCTTCGATTCCGGTGGTATTTCTATCAAACCTGCCGAGGGCATGGATGAGATGAAATACGACATGTGCGGCGCAGCAACCGTCTATGGCGTAATGCGCGTTGTAGCAGAGCTACAATTGCCATTGAACGTGATTGGTGTGCTCGCGGGCTGTGAAAACATGCCTGGTGGCCGCGCTTATCGTCCGGGTGACGTTCTGACCACCATGTCCGGCCAAACCGTTGAAGTGCTGAATACCGATGCAGAAGGCCGCTTGGTGCTGTGTGATGCGCTGACTTACGTTGAGCGTTTCGAGCCAGAGTTGGTCATCGATATCGCGACCCTGACCGGTGCGTGTGTCGTGGCATTAGGTCATCACATCACTGGTTTGATGTCGAACCACAACCCATTGGCGCATGAGCTGATTGGTGCATCAGAGCAAGCCGGTGACCGAGCATGGCGCTTGCCGTTGGGTGATGAATACGCTGAGCAACTGGATTCCAATTTTGCGGATATGGCCAATATTGGTGGCCGCGCAGGTGGCGCGATTACCGCCGGCTGCTTCCTGTCGCGCTTTACTCGCAAATACAGCTGGGCGCATCTGGATATCGCCGGTACTGCATGGCGTTCAGGTAAGAACAAAGGCGCAACAGGCCGTCCGGTCGCACTGCTGTCTCAGTTCTTGCTGAACCGCGCAGGGCAAAACGGCGACGATTAATCGTTTACTCTATTTCCATCGGATATACATTCAAAGTCATTGGAGTTGCAGGTAGGCAGCAAACGAACTCATCCCGATGAACTTACATCAGTAAGTGATTCGGGTGAGTGAGAGCAGCTAACAACCCTGCGGCTTCAAGGACGAAGAGTGCAGAGAACCTATGAAAAACGCCACCTTCTACCTGCTCGAACACGACACGCCTGCCGGTGAGCTGCGTGCTCATGAAGCGTTGGCCTGCGACATTGCGGCTGAACGTTGGCGGGCGGGCAAGCGGGTGTTGATCGCTTGTGAAAGTGAAGAGCAAGCCCAGCGGCTAGATGAAGCCCTGTGGCAACGTGCGCCTGACCAATTTGTGCCGCATAATTTAGCTGGTGAAGGGCCAAAATATGGCGCGCCGGTTGAACTGGCCTGGCCGGAACGACGTGGGAACTCCCCTCGCGACCTGCTGATCAGCCTGCTCCCCGAGTTCGCAGGTTTTGCCACCGCTTTCCATGAAGTGGTAGACTTCGTTCCTTACGAAGAAAATTTGAAACAGTTGGCGCGCGACCGATATAAGTCTTATCGCAGCGTCGGCTTCCATCTGACTACGGCGACGCCGCCAACCAACTGAAATAAAAAAGAAAATGGATAACACACCTTCTAGCATCGACAAAACTGAGCCTTCCCTCGATAAGACTTACAGCCCGCAAGAAATCGAGCAGCCGCTGTATGAGCATTGGGAAAAGCAGGGTTATTTCAAGCCGAACGGCGATACCAGCAAAGAAAGCTACTGCATTATGATCCCGCCGCCGAATGTCACCGGCAGCCTGCACATGGGTCATGCATTCCAGCAGACCATCATGGATACCTTGATTCGCTACCAGCGTATGCAGGGGAAAAATACCCTGTGGCAAGCGGGGACTGACCACGCCGGTATCGCCACCCAAATGGTGGTTGAGCGCAAGATTGCCGCCGAAGAAGGCAAGACTCGCCACGATTACGGCCGTGACGCCTTTATCGACAAAATTTGGCAGTGGAAAGGCGAATCCGGTGGCACCATCACTCGCCAGATGCGCCGCTTAGGTAACTCCGTGGACTGGGAACGCGAGCGTTTCACCATGGACGATGGCCTGTCCAACGCCGTTAAAGAAGTGTTTGTCCGTCTGCACAAAGAAGATCTGATTTACCGTGGCAAGCGTCTGGTGAACTGGGATCCGAAACTGCGTACCGCCATCTCCGATCTGGAAGTGGAAAACCGCGAATCCAAAGGATCGATGTGGCATCTGCGTTATCCGCTGGCCGATGGTGCGAAAACCGCTGAAGGCAAAGATTACCTGGTCGTCGCCACCACTCGCCCAGAAACTGTCTTGGGCGATACCGGTGTCGCCGTGAATCCAGAAGATCCACGTTATAAAGATCTGATCGGCAAAGAAGTGATCTTGCCGCTGGTTGGCCGCCGCATTCCTATCCTCGGTGACGAACACGCCGATATGGAAAAAGGCACAGGCTGCGTGAAAATCACCCCTGCTCATGACTTCAATGACTATGAAGTGGGTAAACGCCATGCTCTGCCGATGATCAACATTTTGACTTTTGACGGTGATATCCGCGCAGAAGCAGAAGTGTTTGATACCAATGGCGAAGCGAGCGATGCATGCAGCAGTGCCATTCCAGAGCAGTTCCAAGGTCTGGAGCGTTTCGCCGCCCGCAAAGCCGTGGTGGCTGAGTTTGATAAACTCGGTTTGTTGGAAGAAATCAAACCCCACGATCTGACGGTGCCTTATGGCGACCGTGGTGGCGTGGTCATCGAGCCGATGCTGACTGACCAATGGTATGTCCGCACAGCGCCACTGGCCAAAGTGGCCATTGAAGCGGTGGAAAACGGCGAGATCCAATTCGTGCCTAAACAGTACGAAAACATGTATTACTCGTGGATGCGCGATATCCAAGACTGGTGTATCTCCCGCCAGCTGTGGTGGGGTCACCGCATTCCTGCTTGGTATGACGAGCAAGGCAAAGTGTACGTTGGCCGCGATGAAGCCGAAGTGCGCCGCGAAAACAATCTCGGCCCTGAAATTGCCTTACGCCAAGATGAAGACGTACTGGACACTTGGTTCTCATCTGGCCTGTGGACTTTCTCCACGTTGGGCTGGCCTGAGCAGACTGATGCGCTGAAAACTTTCCACCCGACCAGCGTGGTCGTTAGTGGCTTTGACATTATTTTCTTCTGGATTGCCCGCATGATCATGCTGACCATGCACTTTATGAAAGATGAAAATGGCAAGCCGCAAGTTCCATTTAAAACCGTGTACATGACGGGTCTGATCCGCGATGACGAAGGGCAGAAGATGTCCAAATCAAAAGGTAACGTTATCGATCCGCTGGATATGGTTGACGGTATCTCGCTGGAAGAATTACTGGAAAAACGTACGGGGAATATGATGCAGCCGCAGTTGGCTGAGAAAATCCGCAAGCGTACCGAGAAGCAATTCCCGAACGGCATTGAGCCACATGGCACTGACGCCCTGCGCTTTACGCTGGCGGCACTCGCTTCCACCGGCCGTGATATCAACTGGGACATGAAGCGCTTGGAAGGTTATCGCAACTTCTGTAACAAGTTGTGGAACGCGAGCCGTTTCGTCTTGATGAACACTGAAGGTCAGGATTGCGGGCAGAATGGCGGTGAAATGGTGCTGTCATTAGCGGACCGTTGGATTCTGGCTGAATTTAATCAGACCATCAAAGCCTACCGCGAAGCGATGGACACTTACCGCTTCGATCTGGCGGCGGGCATTCTGTATGAATTCACTTGGAATCAGTTCTGTGACTGGTATCTGGAGCTGACTAAGCCGGTGATGAACAGCGGTTCTGAAGCTGAGTTACGCGGTACTCGTCATACCCTGATTGAGGTGCTCGAAGCGCTGCTGCGTTTGGCGCATCCTATCATTCCTTACATCACTGAAACTATCTGGCAGCGGGTGAAGGTTCTGAAGGGGATTACGGCTGACACCATCATGTTGCAACCTTTCCCTGAATACGATGCTAGCCAAGTCGATGAGAAAGCCCTGAGCGATTTGGAATGGATCAAGCAGACCATTATTGCTGTGCGTAATATTCGCGCGGAAATGAACATCGCACCGAGTAAACCGCTAGACGTAATGTTGCGTGGTGCCAGTGCTGAAGCGCAGCGCCGTGTTGTGGAAAACCAGAGCTTCATTCAGTCACTCGCGCGTTTGTCCTCACTCACCTTGTTACCAGAGGGAGAAAAAGGCCCAGTATCGGTGACTAAGCTGGTTGAAGGCGCTGAAGTGCTGATCCCAATGGCGGGTCTGATCGATAAAGCCACCGAGTTGGATCGTTTAGCGAAGGAAGTCGCGAAGTTGGAAGCGGAGATTGAGCGCATCGAAAGTAAATTGAGCAACGAAGGTTTTGTGGCGCGTGCGCCAGAAGCGGTCGTTGCCAAAGAGCGTGAGAGAATGGCCGCTTGCGCCGACGCTAAACAGAAGTTGATTGAACAGCAGGCAACTATCGCTGCGCTGTAATCGTCAGTACTTTGATAGGTAGCATCCAATCACTGTGTTAGGGGGCCATGATAATTATTCACTATCATGGCCCCCTACTCTTTTATGATTGCCACATTGCGCCATTCAATGGTATTACAGTTTATGACTAAGTTATTACCATTCGATTTATAGAGTAATACACCATGACCACAGTTACCCCCATTCGCCTGCTGGTGCGCCCCATCACAGCAGCAGACAATTTTGCCATCGCCAATGTTATTCGCGATGTTTCGGCTGAATTTGGCTTGACCGCTGATAAAGGCTATACGGTGTCTGATCCGAATTTGGATCATTTATACGAGCTGTATAGCCAGCCACGCAGTGCTTATTGGGTGATTGAAGTGGATGGTAATATTGCCGGTGGCGGTGGTATCGCACCTTTATCGGGTGGCGAAGTGGATCTGTGTGAATTGCAGAAAATGTACTTCCTGCCTATTTTGCGTGGGAAAGGTTTAGCGAAGCAATTAGCGTTGCAAGCGTTGGCATTTGCCCGTCAACAAGGCTTTGGCCGTTGCTATCTAGAAACCACAGCCAGCCTGACGAGCGCTGTAGGTTTATATGAAAGATTAGGATTTGAGCATATCGATGGGCCAATGGGAAACACCGGCCATGTCGATTGCGAAGTCACGATGCTAAAAGCATTGTAAAAATTCAGGGCGCACAAGACGCCCTGAGATTAACAGTTAATCATCCGACAGCGCCAAACCCACCCGTTGTTATAGGCAAATCCACCAAAGATTCCCCTAAGTCATTGCCGTTGCAGGTAGGCAGCAAACGAGCAAATCCCGATGAGCTGACCCAAGTCAGTGATTCGGGTGAGTAAGTGCCGCTAACAACCCTGCAGTACCAAATCCACCAAAGATTCCCCTAAGTCATTGCCGTTGCAGGTAGGCAGCAAACGAACGAGTCCCGATGAGCTGACTCAAGTCAGCGATTCGGGCGAGTAAGTGCCGCTAACAACCCTGCAACGCCAAGGACAACGGGGAATCGGGTTTAGTGACGCTTCCCGTCATCATCCTCATCAACCAACTCTTCGTCGTCAAACTCGCCGTCTTCACCCTCTTCGCCGTTAGGGTCTTCGTAATATGTCCCCCAACCGTCGTAATTTACGCCGCATTTCTCGGCCAGTGCGATGAGCTGCTCAACTTGTGTATCGATAATTTCTGCATTCAACGCGACTTCGCTAATCACATCACAGCACATCACCACTGAACCATCTTCCACTTCCAGTTCTTCGGCATCTGTCACTTCATAACCCAGCTTAAAGGCTTCAACGGCGGCCTTTTCCAGCACTTCGAATTTTTCAGCAGAAAGATGGTGCTCAATCGTGTACAGCGCATCAGGATCGCTGCCATCGTCTAGCAGTTCTTCGATGATCAGGCGAGTCTCATCACGTTGTTCGTCCAGCATTTCGCGGTTTGCCATGCCTTTATCCTCAGTCAATGGGCTTAGTATTGCGCTATTTTCCCACACCCACGCAGTTGCCTCCACTATAAACGATAAAGATTTATTCATTGGGGTTGTAATTGAATATTTATACGTATAAATTGAATTTAAATTCAACTAGACTATTCAGGATGCAAACCATGAGCACTATGAGTCAGTTCTACAAACGTCACTTTTTAAGGTTACTGGATTTTACTCCCGCCGAAATTACCGCGCTGTTAGATTTAGCCGCTGAGCTAAAGCAAGCCAAGAAATCCGGCAATGAGCAGCAAAAATTGGCTGGTAAGAATATCGCGCTCATCTTCGAAAAAGACTCGACTCGTACTCGATGCTCTTTCGAAGTTGCCGCATATGATCAAGGTGCGCGTGTGACCTACCTCGGCCCAGGCGG
The window above is part of the Yersinia massiliensis genome. Proteins encoded here:
- the lptG gene encoding LPS export ABC transporter permease LptG, with translation MFGVLDRYIGRTILNTILMTLFMLVSLSGIIKFVDQLRKVGQGDYSAVSAGMYTLLSIPKDIEIFFPMAALLGALLGLGSLATRSELVVMQASGFTRMQIAAAVMKTAIPLVLLTMAIGEWVAPQGEQMARNFRAQQMYGGSLLSTQAGLWAKDGSDFIYIQRVSGDNELTGVNIYHFDQQDRLMSVRYAATATYEDNVWRLSQVDESDLSNPKQVTGSQTLTGEWKTNLTPEKLGVVAMNPDSLSISGLHDYSKYLKQSGQESSRYELNMWGKIFAPFSVAVMMLMALSFIFGPLRSVPMGVRVVTGIFFGFVFYVLDQIFGPLSLVYSIPPVIGALLPSILFLLISVYLLLKRR
- the lptF gene encoding LPS export ABC transporter permease LptF, yielding MIIIRYLVRETLKSQIAILFILLLIFFSQKLVRILGAAVDGEIPTNLVLSLLGLGVPEMAQLILPLSLFLGLLMTLGKLYTESEITVMHACGMGKKSLIVAALILALGTSALAAVNTIWLGPWSSKHQDVVLNDARANPSIAALAGGQFKSSTDGNSALFIGNVSGKEFNRVFLAQLRPKGNQRPSVVVADSGHMTERPDGSQVVILNKGTRYEGTALLRDFRITDFVDYQAIIGHQEVQQNNNAADQMTMTQLWHSNEPDARAEFHWRLTLIVSVIVMALLVVPLSVVNPRQGRVLSMLPAMLLYLIFFLLQSSLRSNAGNGKLDPLIWMWAVNGAYLAIAVILNLWDGLPARKLRARLRGAA
- the pepA gene encoding leucyl aminopeptidase, giving the protein MEFSVKSGSPEKQRSACIVVGVFEPRRLSPIAEQLDKISDGYISALLRRGELEGKVGQTLLLHHVPNILSERILLIGCGKERELDERQYKQVIQKTINTLNDTGSMEAVCFLTELHVKGRNTYWKVRQAVETAKETLYTFDQLKSNKTEPRRPLRKMVFNVPTRRELTSGERAIQHGLAIASGIKAAKDLGNMPPNICNAAYLASQARQLADAFSTNIITRVIGEQQMKELGMHSYLAVGHGSQNESLMSVIEYKGNPNPDAKPIVLVGKGLTFDSGGISIKPAEGMDEMKYDMCGAATVYGVMRVVAELQLPLNVIGVLAGCENMPGGRAYRPGDVLTTMSGQTVEVLNTDAEGRLVLCDALTYVERFEPELVIDIATLTGACVVALGHHITGLMSNHNPLAHELIGASEQAGDRAWRLPLGDEYAEQLDSNFADMANIGGRAGGAITAGCFLSRFTRKYSWAHLDIAGTAWRSGKNKGATGRPVALLSQFLLNRAGQNGDD
- a CDS encoding DNA polymerase III subunit chi produces the protein MKNATFYLLEHDTPAGELRAHEALACDIAAERWRAGKRVLIACESEEQAQRLDEALWQRAPDQFVPHNLAGEGPKYGAPVELAWPERRGNSPRDLLISLLPEFAGFATAFHEVVDFVPYEENLKQLARDRYKSYRSVGFHLTTATPPTN
- a CDS encoding valine--tRNA ligase gives rise to the protein MDNTPSSIDKTEPSLDKTYSPQEIEQPLYEHWEKQGYFKPNGDTSKESYCIMIPPPNVTGSLHMGHAFQQTIMDTLIRYQRMQGKNTLWQAGTDHAGIATQMVVERKIAAEEGKTRHDYGRDAFIDKIWQWKGESGGTITRQMRRLGNSVDWERERFTMDDGLSNAVKEVFVRLHKEDLIYRGKRLVNWDPKLRTAISDLEVENRESKGSMWHLRYPLADGAKTAEGKDYLVVATTRPETVLGDTGVAVNPEDPRYKDLIGKEVILPLVGRRIPILGDEHADMEKGTGCVKITPAHDFNDYEVGKRHALPMINILTFDGDIRAEAEVFDTNGEASDACSSAIPEQFQGLERFAARKAVVAEFDKLGLLEEIKPHDLTVPYGDRGGVVIEPMLTDQWYVRTAPLAKVAIEAVENGEIQFVPKQYENMYYSWMRDIQDWCISRQLWWGHRIPAWYDEQGKVYVGRDEAEVRRENNLGPEIALRQDEDVLDTWFSSGLWTFSTLGWPEQTDALKTFHPTSVVVSGFDIIFFWIARMIMLTMHFMKDENGKPQVPFKTVYMTGLIRDDEGQKMSKSKGNVIDPLDMVDGISLEELLEKRTGNMMQPQLAEKIRKRTEKQFPNGIEPHGTDALRFTLAALASTGRDINWDMKRLEGYRNFCNKLWNASRFVLMNTEGQDCGQNGGEMVLSLADRWILAEFNQTIKAYREAMDTYRFDLAAGILYEFTWNQFCDWYLELTKPVMNSGSEAELRGTRHTLIEVLEALLRLAHPIIPYITETIWQRVKVLKGITADTIMLQPFPEYDASQVDEKALSDLEWIKQTIIAVRNIRAEMNIAPSKPLDVMLRGASAEAQRRVVENQSFIQSLARLSSLTLLPEGEKGPVSVTKLVEGAEVLIPMAGLIDKATELDRLAKEVAKLEAEIERIESKLSNEGFVARAPEAVVAKERERMAACADAKQKLIEQQATIAAL
- a CDS encoding GNAT family N-acetyltransferase yields the protein MTTVTPIRLLVRPITAADNFAIANVIRDVSAEFGLTADKGYTVSDPNLDHLYELYSQPRSAYWVIEVDGNIAGGGGIAPLSGGEVDLCELQKMYFLPILRGKGLAKQLALQALAFARQQGFGRCYLETTASLTSAVGLYERLGFEHIDGPMGNTGHVDCEVTMLKAL
- the rraB gene encoding ribonuclease E inhibitor RraB codes for the protein MANREMLDEQRDETRLIIEELLDDGSDPDALYTIEHHLSAEKFEVLEKAAVEAFKLGYEVTDAEELEVEDGSVVMCCDVISEVALNAEIIDTQVEQLIALAEKCGVNYDGWGTYYEDPNGEEGEDGEFDDEELVDEDDDGKRH